One window of Kryptolebias marmoratus isolate JLee-2015 linkage group LG3, ASM164957v2, whole genome shotgun sequence genomic DNA carries:
- the lap3 gene encoding cytosol aminopeptidase isoform X1 translates to MFVQQVTMLAVRKAVRTAVRKHFCRSFSASQTQLQERKGLVLGSFEKEGEESGLHLTESAASFDQFLSGKLSDLLHIAGPGLKKGKSRVFYGIHQDFPCVAVVGLGKDTTGVCGAENWDTRKENIRQAVSAGCRLLQELEVSHIEVDGCGDAQSAAEGAALGLFHYDQLKSKKKTKVTTQLHGSSDTDGWRKGAVYAEGQNLARLLMEAPANHITPTAFASTIEEKLVPHAEWVTIKKRSQAWIEEQQMGAFLSVAKGSEEPPVFLELHYNGSPDSKQPPLLLVGKGITFDSGGISLKPSLSMDAMRADMGGAATVCASIVTAAALKLPVNIIGLTPLCENMPSGKATKPGDVVRAKNGKTIQVDNTDAEGRLVLADALCYAHSFNPRVIVNVATLTGAMDVALGSAATGVFTNSDWLWEQLHKASVVTGDRVWRMPLFQHYSKQVTDSQLADLNNIGKYSRSGGACTAAAFLKEFVTAPHWAHLDIAGVMSNKDEIPYLKKGMSGRPTRTLVEFSAGLAHSG, encoded by the exons ATGTTTGTCCAGCAGGTGACGATGCTGGCTGTGAGGAAAGCTGTGCGGACGGCGGTGAGGAAACATTTCTGCAGGTCGTTTTCTGCCTCCCAGActcagctgcaggagagaaaa GGTTTGGTGCTGGGCTCGTTtgagaaggagggagaggagtCGGGCCTTCATCTGACAGAATCAGCAGCGAGTTTTGATCAGTTTCTGTCTGGAAAACTCTCAGATCTGCTGCACAT agcTGGACCTGGGCTGAAGAAAGGCAAAAGCAGGGTATTTTATGGAATCCACCAG GACTTCCCGTGTGTTGCAGTTGTTGGGTTGGGCAAAGACACCACGGGTGTTTGTGGAGCTGAAAACTGGGATACCAGGAAGGAGAACATCAGGCAGGCGGTGTCAG CTGGCTGCCGGTTACTTCAGGAGCTGGAGGTGAGTCACATCGAGGTGGACGGCTGCGGTGATGCTCAGTCGGCTGCAGAGGGCGCCGCTCTGGGCCTGTTTCATTATGATCAACTCAAGTccaaaaaaaagaccaaagtaACAACACAGCTTCACGGAAG CTCTGACACGGACGGTTGGAGGAAAGGTGCTGTGTATGCAGAAGGCCAAAACCTGGCCCGGCTCCTCATGGAAGCTCCTGCCAATCACATCACTCCCACTGCTTTCGCCAGCACCATCGAAGAGAAACTGGTTCCACACGCTGAATGGGTCACAATAAAGAAGAG gtcaCAAGCTTGGATTGAGGAGCAACAGATGGGAGCCTTTCTCAGCGTGGCCAAAGGTTCAGAGGAGCCCCCAGTTTTCCTGGAGCTGCACTACAACGGTTCACCTGACAGCAAGCAGCCGCCGCTGCTCCTCGTGGGCAAAGGCATCACGTTTGACAG CGGGGGTATTTCCCTGAAGCCGTCTCTCTCTATGGATGCAATGAGAGCCGATATGGGCGGAGCCGCCACGGTGTGCGCCTCCATCgtcacagcagcagctctgaagcTCCCAGTGAACATAATCG GTCTAACCCCGCTGTGTGAGAACATGCCCAGCGGAAAGGCTACAAAACCAGGTGATGTTGTCAGAGCCAAGAACGGGAAAACGATCCAG GTTGATAACACAGATGCAGAGGGCAGGCTGGTCCTGGCTGATGCTCTCTGTTACGCACACAGCTTCAACCCCAGAGTCATTGTCAATGTTGCAACGCTAACAG GTGCAATGGATGTTGCTCTGGGTTCAGCAGCTACGGGAGTTTTTACGAACTCAGACTGGCTCTGGGAGCAGCTGCACAAG gcTAGTGTTGTGACAGGTGACAGAGTTTGGAGGATGCCTCTGTTCCAGCATTACTCAAAGCAGGTGACTGACAGCCAGCTGGCCGACCTCAACAACATCGGCAAGTACAGCCG TTCTGGTGGTGCGTGCACAGCAGCTGCGTTCCTGAAGGAGTTTGTCACAGCTCCTCACTGGGCCCACCTGGACATTGCCGGTGTGATGAGTAACAAAGATGAAATTCCCTACCTGAAGAAAGGCATGTCTGGAAGGCCGACTCGTacgctggtggagttttctgcTGGGCTGGCCCACAGTGGCTGA
- the lap3 gene encoding cytosol aminopeptidase isoform X2: MLAVRKAVRTAVRKHFCRSFSASQTQLQERKGLVLGSFEKEGEESGLHLTESAASFDQFLSGKLSDLLHIAGPGLKKGKSRVFYGIHQDFPCVAVVGLGKDTTGVCGAENWDTRKENIRQAVSAGCRLLQELEVSHIEVDGCGDAQSAAEGAALGLFHYDQLKSKKKTKVTTQLHGSSDTDGWRKGAVYAEGQNLARLLMEAPANHITPTAFASTIEEKLVPHAEWVTIKKRSQAWIEEQQMGAFLSVAKGSEEPPVFLELHYNGSPDSKQPPLLLVGKGITFDSGGISLKPSLSMDAMRADMGGAATVCASIVTAAALKLPVNIIGLTPLCENMPSGKATKPGDVVRAKNGKTIQVDNTDAEGRLVLADALCYAHSFNPRVIVNVATLTGAMDVALGSAATGVFTNSDWLWEQLHKASVVTGDRVWRMPLFQHYSKQVTDSQLADLNNIGKYSRSGGACTAAAFLKEFVTAPHWAHLDIAGVMSNKDEIPYLKKGMSGRPTRTLVEFSAGLAHSG, from the exons ATGCTGGCTGTGAGGAAAGCTGTGCGGACGGCGGTGAGGAAACATTTCTGCAGGTCGTTTTCTGCCTCCCAGActcagctgcaggagagaaaa GGTTTGGTGCTGGGCTCGTTtgagaaggagggagaggagtCGGGCCTTCATCTGACAGAATCAGCAGCGAGTTTTGATCAGTTTCTGTCTGGAAAACTCTCAGATCTGCTGCACAT agcTGGACCTGGGCTGAAGAAAGGCAAAAGCAGGGTATTTTATGGAATCCACCAG GACTTCCCGTGTGTTGCAGTTGTTGGGTTGGGCAAAGACACCACGGGTGTTTGTGGAGCTGAAAACTGGGATACCAGGAAGGAGAACATCAGGCAGGCGGTGTCAG CTGGCTGCCGGTTACTTCAGGAGCTGGAGGTGAGTCACATCGAGGTGGACGGCTGCGGTGATGCTCAGTCGGCTGCAGAGGGCGCCGCTCTGGGCCTGTTTCATTATGATCAACTCAAGTccaaaaaaaagaccaaagtaACAACACAGCTTCACGGAAG CTCTGACACGGACGGTTGGAGGAAAGGTGCTGTGTATGCAGAAGGCCAAAACCTGGCCCGGCTCCTCATGGAAGCTCCTGCCAATCACATCACTCCCACTGCTTTCGCCAGCACCATCGAAGAGAAACTGGTTCCACACGCTGAATGGGTCACAATAAAGAAGAG gtcaCAAGCTTGGATTGAGGAGCAACAGATGGGAGCCTTTCTCAGCGTGGCCAAAGGTTCAGAGGAGCCCCCAGTTTTCCTGGAGCTGCACTACAACGGTTCACCTGACAGCAAGCAGCCGCCGCTGCTCCTCGTGGGCAAAGGCATCACGTTTGACAG CGGGGGTATTTCCCTGAAGCCGTCTCTCTCTATGGATGCAATGAGAGCCGATATGGGCGGAGCCGCCACGGTGTGCGCCTCCATCgtcacagcagcagctctgaagcTCCCAGTGAACATAATCG GTCTAACCCCGCTGTGTGAGAACATGCCCAGCGGAAAGGCTACAAAACCAGGTGATGTTGTCAGAGCCAAGAACGGGAAAACGATCCAG GTTGATAACACAGATGCAGAGGGCAGGCTGGTCCTGGCTGATGCTCTCTGTTACGCACACAGCTTCAACCCCAGAGTCATTGTCAATGTTGCAACGCTAACAG GTGCAATGGATGTTGCTCTGGGTTCAGCAGCTACGGGAGTTTTTACGAACTCAGACTGGCTCTGGGAGCAGCTGCACAAG gcTAGTGTTGTGACAGGTGACAGAGTTTGGAGGATGCCTCTGTTCCAGCATTACTCAAAGCAGGTGACTGACAGCCAGCTGGCCGACCTCAACAACATCGGCAAGTACAGCCG TTCTGGTGGTGCGTGCACAGCAGCTGCGTTCCTGAAGGAGTTTGTCACAGCTCCTCACTGGGCCCACCTGGACATTGCCGGTGTGATGAGTAACAAAGATGAAATTCCCTACCTGAAGAAAGGCATGTCTGGAAGGCCGACTCGTacgctggtggagttttctgcTGGGCTGGCCCACAGTGGCTGA
- the clrn2 gene encoding clarin-2 isoform X1 yields the protein MPSPWKRVTFSAASLLCVGSVVLLVVALSTERWVTGRILCQTGVDIVNASHPELEQFVGDIYYGLFQGGKTKKCGLGSRRSKIYIFPNLVRTLNGGLHVMVILFLLAAIGFSLVSLSFSVYNARKVPYQSIKGHKGLYLWNLIAGISLFGFLGVLCFLAAVRRHSLTERVANYKENLFALVVLDDALDWSFWLGVGSVGTHFAVCGVVAMSRFKLPKPEIKKPEEPTVSAVDLLY from the exons ATGCCTTCTCCGTGGAAACGGGTGACTTTCTCCGCGGCCTCGCTGCTGTGTGTCGGCTCCGTGGTCCTCCTGGTGGTGGCCCTGTCCACGGAGCGCTGGGTCACCGGGAGGATCCTGTGTCAAACCGGAGTGGACATCGTGAACGCTTCCCACCCTGAGCTAGAGCAGTTCGTGGGGGACATTTACTACGGCTTGTTCCAGGGAGGGAAGACCAAGAAGTGCGGTCTGGGCAGCAGGCGCTCCAAAATCTACA TTTTCCCGAACCTCGTGCGGACGCTGAACGGTGGCCTTCACGTGATGGTGATTCTTTTCCTCTTGGCGGCCATCGGCTTCTCTCTGGTCAGTCTGTCCTTCTCGGTGTACAACGCCCGCAAGGTTCCCTACCAGAGCATCAAGGGCCACAAGGGCCTCTATCTGTGGAACCTCATTGCTGGTATAT CTCTTTTCGGCTTCCTGGGCGTTCTGTGCTTCCTGGCAGCCGTGAGGCGCCACAGCCTGACGGAGCGGGTGGCCAACTACAAAGAGAACCTGTTTGCCCTGGTTGTCCTGGACGACGCCCTGGACTGGTCCTTTTGGCTCGGCGTTGGCAGCGTGGGGACTCACTTCGCTGTCTGCGGAGTGGTTGCCATGAGTCGCTTTAAGCTGCCCAAACCGGAGATCAAGAAGCCCGAGGAGCCCACGGTCTCTGCTGTGGATCTGCTCTACTGA
- the med28 gene encoding mediator of RNA polymerase II transcription subunit 28, translating into MASSMSGMFPGQQPTGSHPVGGPGGPGQPGFPGTAPRPQGNNTLVDELEASFEACFSSLVSQDYVNGTDQEEIRTGVDQCIQKFLDVARQTECFFLQKRLQLSVQKPEQVVKEDVSELRNELQRKEMLVQKHLAKLHHWQQVLEDLSGQHRKPTDLPPPGPLAFLEQASASLPSAPLKPS; encoded by the exons ATGGCTTCGTCCATGAGTGGGATGTTTCCCGGCCAGCAGCCGACGGGTTCGCATCCTGTCGGGGGTCCCGGTGGACCGGGTCAACCGGGCTTTCCTGGTACCGCTCCTCGGCCCCAGGGAAACAACACTCTGGTGGATGAACTAGAAGCTTCCTTCGAG gcctgtttttcttcattagtAAGTCAAGACTACGTGAACGGAACAGACCAGGAGGAGATTCGAACGG GCGTGGACCAGTGCATACAGAAGTTCCTGGACGTGGCTCGTCAGACAGAGTGCTTCTTCCTGCAGAAGAGACTTCAGCTGTCTGTGCAGAAACCGGAGCAGGTGGTGAAAGAG GATGTGTCAGAGTTGCGCAACGAGCTTCAGAGGAAAGAAATGCTGGTTCAGAAACATTTGGCCAAGCTGCACCACTGGCAACAAGTCCTTGAGGATTTGAGCGGTCAGCATCGTAAACCCACCgatcttcctcctcctggacCTCTGGCCTTTCTGGAACAGGCCTCGGCCAGTCTGCCGTCTGCTCCTTTAAAACCCAGCTAA
- the clrn2 gene encoding clarin-2 isoform X2, with protein sequence MPSPWKRVTFSAASLLCVGSVVLLVVALSTERWVTGRILCQTGVDIVNASHPELEQFVGDIYYGLFQGGKTKKCGLGSRRSKIYIFPNLVRTLNGGLHVMVILFLLAAIGFSLVSLSFSVYNARKVPYQSIKGHKGLYLWNLIAALFGFLGVLCFLAAVRRHSLTERVANYKENLFALVVLDDALDWSFWLGVGSVGTHFAVCGVVAMSRFKLPKPEIKKPEEPTVSAVDLLY encoded by the exons ATGCCTTCTCCGTGGAAACGGGTGACTTTCTCCGCGGCCTCGCTGCTGTGTGTCGGCTCCGTGGTCCTCCTGGTGGTGGCCCTGTCCACGGAGCGCTGGGTCACCGGGAGGATCCTGTGTCAAACCGGAGTGGACATCGTGAACGCTTCCCACCCTGAGCTAGAGCAGTTCGTGGGGGACATTTACTACGGCTTGTTCCAGGGAGGGAAGACCAAGAAGTGCGGTCTGGGCAGCAGGCGCTCCAAAATCTACA TTTTCCCGAACCTCGTGCGGACGCTGAACGGTGGCCTTCACGTGATGGTGATTCTTTTCCTCTTGGCGGCCATCGGCTTCTCTCTGGTCAGTCTGTCCTTCTCGGTGTACAACGCCCGCAAGGTTCCCTACCAGAGCATCAAGGGCCACAAGGGCCTCTATCTGTGGAACCTCATTGCTG CTCTTTTCGGCTTCCTGGGCGTTCTGTGCTTCCTGGCAGCCGTGAGGCGCCACAGCCTGACGGAGCGGGTGGCCAACTACAAAGAGAACCTGTTTGCCCTGGTTGTCCTGGACGACGCCCTGGACTGGTCCTTTTGGCTCGGCGTTGGCAGCGTGGGGACTCACTTCGCTGTCTGCGGAGTGGTTGCCATGAGTCGCTTTAAGCTGCCCAAACCGGAGATCAAGAAGCCCGAGGAGCCCACGGTCTCTGCTGTGGATCTGCTCTACTGA